One window from the genome of Lentibacillus daqui encodes:
- a CDS encoding ABC transporter substrate-binding protein translates to MKRFYQSIVLLFLVLMITACSGESGAKTKNALDRVEDSGEIRIGFEGTYQPFNYLEDNNEYAGFDVDIANELAKRMGVKTKFVATKWDSLIGGLKADKFDVIIAQMTVTEERKKSVDFTDPYVVTGSVLITKEDTTGISELEDIKGKKVGVGGGTTFEEVARSVDGADVNLYKSINDYIQDLINGRLDVIINDQLLMSYNIKEEKLPLKIVSDIMNKDEIAMAVKKGNDDLVTKLNQELSEMKEDGTYDDIYKKWFDSEPLVK, encoded by the coding sequence ATGAAGCGTTTTTACCAATCCATTGTATTGCTTTTTTTAGTATTAATGATTACGGCTTGCAGCGGAGAAAGTGGGGCTAAAACCAAGAATGCATTAGATAGAGTAGAGGATTCAGGTGAAATACGAATCGGATTTGAAGGAACATATCAGCCATTTAATTACCTGGAGGATAATAACGAATATGCCGGATTTGATGTTGATATCGCTAATGAATTGGCGAAAAGAATGGGGGTTAAAACTAAATTTGTTGCTACAAAGTGGGACAGTCTTATCGGAGGGCTTAAAGCAGATAAGTTTGACGTAATCATTGCCCAAATGACGGTTACAGAGGAAAGAAAAAAGAGTGTGGATTTTACAGATCCATATGTTGTTACAGGTTCAGTTTTAATTACGAAAGAAGATACTACCGGAATTTCCGAATTAGAAGACATCAAGGGTAAAAAGGTTGGTGTTGGTGGGGGGACAACATTTGAAGAGGTTGCCAGAAGTGTTGATGGTGCAGATGTTAATTTGTATAAGTCAATAAATGATTATATTCAGGACTTAATTAACGGAAGGCTGGATGTCATTATAAATGATCAACTACTGATGAGTTACAACATAAAAGAAGAAAAGCTTCCATTAAAAATAGTTAGTGACATTATGAACAAAGACGAGATAGCTATGGCAGTGAAAAAGGGTAACGATGACCTAGTTACGAAATTAAATCAGGAACTGTCTGAAATGAAGGAAGATGGAACATACGATGACATTTATAAAAAGTGGTTTGACTCGGAGCCATTGGTCAAATGA
- a CDS encoding amino acid ABC transporter ATP-binding protein, which translates to MDVIKLENIKKSFGDNVVLNGINFTVGKNEVVVIMGPSGSGKSTLLRCITFLEEPDNGVIRLGGVELEAGLPHNKQRKTAIRELRQNTGFVFQQFNLFPHRTALENVMEGPMVIKKMDHQQAKEQAIELLTKVGLADRVNHYPAQLSGGQQQRVAIARALSMEPMVMLYDEPTSALDPELVREVLLVMKDLAKEGMTMVVVTHEKGFAKDVADRVIFMDDGLIVEEGSSDKMFGDPDEERTRRFLQDG; encoded by the coding sequence GTGGATGTCATAAAGCTTGAAAATATCAAGAAGTCATTCGGTGATAATGTTGTCCTTAACGGTATTAATTTCACGGTCGGTAAAAATGAAGTTGTAGTTATCATGGGTCCAAGCGGTTCAGGTAAATCTACGTTGCTGCGTTGTATCACTTTTTTAGAGGAACCCGATAATGGAGTCATAAGACTTGGTGGAGTTGAGTTGGAAGCGGGACTGCCACATAATAAACAAAGAAAAACTGCTATAAGAGAGTTACGTCAAAATACCGGTTTTGTATTCCAACAATTTAATTTGTTCCCACATCGGACAGCTTTGGAAAATGTAATGGAAGGTCCGATGGTCATAAAAAAGATGGATCATCAGCAGGCCAAGGAACAAGCGATTGAATTACTTACGAAGGTTGGATTAGCTGATCGAGTGAATCACTATCCGGCACAACTCTCGGGCGGTCAACAACAAAGGGTAGCCATTGCAAGAGCATTGTCAATGGAGCCAATGGTTATGCTTTATGATGAACCTACTTCAGCATTAGACCCGGAACTGGTTCGGGAGGTTCTTCTGGTTATGAAAGATCTTGCTAAAGAAGGCATGACAATGGTAGTTGTAACACATGAAAAGGGATTTGCTAAAGATGTTGCAGATCGGGTTATTTTTATGGATGATGGATTAATTGTGGAAGAAGGCAGTTCGGATAAAATGTTTGGTGATCCGGATGAGGAGCGTACGAGGCGATTTTTGCAGGATGGGTAG
- a CDS encoding amino acid ABC transporter permease, protein MDFTIIIESLPPLLKATLITILLALVSVVFALILGFFTALARISKIKVLKAVGSFYISIFRGTPLLVQIFVIYYGLPQIDIELSPITSGILALSLNAGAYLSESFRAAILAVDKGQMEAAVSMGMTYGQAMRRVILPQSIRIAIPTLSNTYIILIKDTSLVSVITVTELLQMSTLIIAKTFEPLTIYLLAAALYWVVISFFTAVLDRLEKRTSKHVA, encoded by the coding sequence ATGGATTTTACCATCATTATTGAATCGTTACCTCCTTTATTAAAAGCTACACTGATAACTATTTTGTTGGCATTAGTATCGGTAGTTTTTGCATTAATATTGGGGTTTTTTACAGCATTAGCCAGAATCTCAAAAATAAAAGTGTTAAAAGCAGTTGGATCCTTTTATATATCTATTTTCCGTGGTACCCCTCTTTTAGTACAAATTTTTGTCATTTACTATGGTCTACCACAAATAGATATTGAATTAAGCCCGATAACATCAGGAATCCTCGCCTTAAGTTTAAACGCAGGCGCCTATCTGTCTGAATCATTTCGGGCAGCTATTTTAGCCGTTGATAAGGGGCAAATGGAGGCCGCTGTTTCTATGGGGATGACATATGGACAGGCAATGAGGCGTGTTATTTTACCACAAAGCATTCGCATTGCTATTCCGACGTTATCTAACACATACATTATTTTAATTAAAGATACATCGCTGGTGTCCGTTATCACCGTTACAGAGTTACTGCAAATGTCTACATTAATCATTGCCAAAACTTTTGAACCTTTAACCATTTATTTATTGGCTGCCGCACTCTATTGGGTTGTCATTTCATTTTTTACTGCAGTATTAGATCGTCTGGAGAAGCGTACCTCCAAGCATGTTGCCTAA
- a CDS encoding DeoR/GlpR family DNA-binding transcription regulator yields MLPLERQKGLLEFLKQNHASTVSELASHFQVHEATIRRDLTMLEKKGLMKRTYGGVMLEEEVHSEPSFQERESVQYEEKERIGNRAAELIEDGDNIILDSGTTTLHIAKSIKHKKDLTVVTNDINIAATLRFSKSIKVIVTGGVLFPESYMLNGMITDETLSTVNIQKAFIGTPAFHYEKGLTHFDEYLVSAKRGMIRASKRIIVTADHTKIGRISIHSVADINKIDDLVIGQELEEADLKRLQDTDVQIHLA; encoded by the coding sequence ATGCTTCCGCTAGAAAGACAAAAAGGATTATTGGAATTCTTAAAACAAAATCATGCATCAACTGTATCGGAGCTTGCTTCACATTTTCAGGTTCATGAGGCAACCATTCGACGTGATCTCACCATGCTGGAGAAAAAAGGATTAATGAAGCGAACTTATGGCGGTGTGATGCTGGAGGAAGAAGTCCATTCCGAACCCTCTTTTCAGGAAAGAGAATCCGTTCAATATGAGGAAAAAGAAAGAATCGGCAATCGTGCAGCAGAACTTATAGAAGACGGTGATAACATTATTCTGGATTCGGGAACAACAACATTACACATTGCAAAATCAATCAAGCATAAGAAAGATTTAACAGTTGTTACAAATGATATTAACATTGCGGCAACATTACGCTTTTCCAAGTCCATTAAAGTGATCGTAACAGGCGGTGTACTTTTTCCCGAAAGCTACATGCTGAATGGAATGATTACCGATGAAACATTAAGTACAGTAAATATCCAAAAAGCATTCATCGGGACACCAGCCTTTCATTATGAAAAGGGTCTTACTCATTTCGACGAATACCTTGTCTCGGCAAAACGGGGGATGATTCGTGCATCTAAACGAATTATTGTCACAGCTGATCATACGAAAATTGGCCGAATTTCTATTCATTCCGTTGCTGATATAAATAAAATTGATGATCTGGTGATTGGTCAAGAACTTGAGGAAGCCGATCTAAAAAGATTGCAAGATACAGATGTACAAATACACCTCGCATAA
- a CDS encoding ABC transporter ATP-binding protein, with product MSSKHLESNSVKMRIENLVKIFPSRNKKKDFNAVDHISLNFKYGELTTLLGPSGCGKTTTLRMLAGFEFPTSGKVIVDGEDITTQPSNKRDVGMVFQNYALFPHLTVFENVSYGLKIKKVNKAELKNKTENVLSLMNLEELKDRSPSQLSGGQQQRVAIARAIITEPKILLFDEPLSNLDTKLRQYMRTEIRNLQRRLGITSIYVTHDQEEAMAISDQVVILNEGKIQQIGSPLDIYLNPVNSFVADFIGDSDILKASVTAITEEFVKLNLEETIFKVKNGFDHTFQKDEVVNCVTKPEFWSINDQGIFLVEIIQATFLGSHVEYVAQLGKQSFKFFDYHYYENGRKEIGSKIRLKLRIDLMKVLEYDTEK from the coding sequence ATGAGTTCAAAACACTTGGAATCTAATTCTGTAAAGATGAGGATCGAAAACCTAGTGAAGATATTTCCATCTCGTAATAAGAAAAAAGATTTTAATGCTGTTGATCATATTTCTTTAAATTTTAAGTACGGGGAATTAACAACGTTATTGGGGCCTTCCGGATGTGGTAAAACAACAACATTACGTATGTTGGCAGGCTTTGAGTTTCCGACAAGCGGCAAAGTGATTGTTGATGGGGAGGATATTACAACTCAACCTTCAAATAAACGTGATGTTGGTATGGTGTTTCAAAACTATGCGTTATTTCCTCACTTAACCGTTTTTGAAAATGTATCGTATGGACTGAAAATAAAAAAAGTAAATAAAGCCGAACTTAAAAATAAGACAGAAAACGTATTATCACTTATGAATCTAGAAGAGTTGAAAGATCGTAGTCCTTCACAACTTTCGGGAGGGCAACAACAACGTGTAGCGATCGCTAGGGCAATTATAACCGAGCCAAAAATACTATTGTTTGACGAGCCGCTCTCTAATTTAGACACGAAACTTCGTCAATATATGAGGACAGAGATTCGAAATTTGCAGCGCAGACTTGGTATCACCAGTATATATGTTACCCATGATCAGGAAGAGGCTATGGCTATTTCCGATCAAGTAGTAATTTTGAATGAGGGTAAAATTCAACAAATCGGTTCACCGCTGGATATCTATTTAAATCCTGTTAATAGCTTTGTGGCAGATTTTATTGGGGATTCGGATATTTTAAAGGCTTCAGTAACTGCTATTACTGAGGAATTCGTAAAGTTAAATCTCGAAGAAACCATTTTTAAAGTGAAAAATGGTTTTGATCATACATTTCAAAAAGATGAAGTAGTTAACTGTGTCACGAAACCCGAGTTCTGGTCAATTAATGATCAAGGAATTTTTTTGGTAGAAATTATTCAAGCTACATTTTTAGGATCTCATGTGGAATACGTAGCACAGCTGGGAAAGCAGTCATTTAAATTTTTCGATTATCATTATTATGAAAATGGACGAAAAGAAATAGGATCGAAAATACGGTTAAAATTAAGAATTGATTTGATGAAAGTTTTAGAGTACGACACGGAAAAGTAA
- a CDS encoding glycerophosphodiester phosphodiesterase — translation MMKIKFLMLSILGIFVLSFTFGYAANAESADKTDEWLRNDKTEISAHRGAHVAVPENTAEAIEWAGLLGYGFVEIDIQETKDGQYVLMHDENIERTTTGSGKIEDLTLEEIKSYNVVDADGNETNYKVPTLQEALKEAHKYNVGVNFDGSKGEWDSKKFVDDVMNIAEQNDILNHSFFVLSDKGTRDQFNAWYPEATVTFLGNASKNLDEDIKELKKYDSAIYTTSIHNIDKAAAEKIDEENLKIHVYQVNSAETYAKAKEIEPRLIETDVIVPGGIDRLLDLVEQLRKEEGIRDDQAAHALKIHLNAIKYFEKSGNNDKVVKHLNGFKELLKHQEHKKWITETTYNTLNVNANKLIDKWT, via the coding sequence ATGATGAAAATTAAATTTTTAATGCTTTCCATTTTGGGTATCTTTGTACTCTCTTTTACATTTGGTTATGCAGCCAATGCAGAATCAGCTGACAAGACCGATGAATGGCTGCGCAATGATAAAACAGAAATAAGTGCTCATCGCGGTGCGCATGTAGCCGTTCCAGAAAACACTGCCGAGGCAATAGAATGGGCTGGATTACTAGGATATGGTTTTGTCGAAATTGATATACAAGAAACCAAAGATGGTCAGTATGTATTAATGCATGACGAAAACATTGAGCGAACAACAACTGGTTCAGGGAAAATAGAAGATTTAACTTTAGAGGAAATTAAAAGCTATAACGTTGTAGACGCAGATGGAAATGAGACCAATTATAAAGTGCCAACACTTCAAGAAGCGTTAAAGGAAGCTCACAAATATAATGTTGGAGTCAATTTTGACGGCTCAAAAGGGGAGTGGGATAGTAAGAAATTCGTAGATGATGTCATGAATATAGCTGAGCAAAATGATATATTAAATCATTCCTTTTTTGTATTGAGCGATAAGGGTACTCGAGACCAATTTAACGCTTGGTATCCCGAAGCAACTGTAACTTTTCTTGGAAATGCATCAAAAAACTTGGATGAAGATATCAAAGAATTAAAGAAATATGATAGTGCGATTTATACAACATCTATTCACAATATTGATAAAGCGGCTGCTGAAAAAATTGATGAGGAAAATCTAAAAATACATGTGTATCAAGTAAACTCAGCGGAAACATACGCGAAAGCTAAGGAAATCGAACCACGATTAATTGAGACAGATGTGATTGTACCTGGTGGAATAGATAGATTATTGGATCTTGTGGAGCAGTTACGTAAGGAAGAGGGAATAAGAGACGATCAAGCTGCTCATGCTCTGAAGATACATCTGAATGCAATAAAGTATTTTGAAAAATCAGGAAATAATGATAAGGTCGTTAAACACTTGAATGGCTTTAAGGAATTGTTAAAACATCAGGAGCACAAAAAATGGATTACGGAAACAACTTATAACACCCTGAATGTTAATGCAAATAAACTAATTGATAAATGGACGTAA
- a CDS encoding sodium:solute symporter family protein has product MGISIFDLIILLIYFVVVLWIGYYTMKKVSDFNDYSVAGRTMPFALIFATIGATLAGGGATVGRVSFVYETGIVVFLALLGVVISQTLIGFFLAPRIREMDNVHTIGDIMEFYFGRSGKLLTSIFSFLFMIGMFGVQALALGRILEPIIGLPFVVLTLLGALITIAYTWAGGMLAVVYTDAIQFILLVGGIATATVIGLNKMGGMTEIIDKAASIDTDHLVLFGGPWTVGVFISTFLSFLLGEALAPHYIQRYAASKSSRITAWSTVSFAIMYIFLTIVIMVIGLIGFIVFPNMNGDMVFVNFVMEYLPIGVIGLVFGALLAAVMSTGSSILNTAAVIFSKDIYGGLINKNAGDKAMLKWAKYGTLFVGIAGVIVSLMIPSVMDLMLFGFQLWAPSVLPPMVIALLWGNPLERKVSPRAAVPAIVSGLVTTILWLNVLGEPFGIPAIVVGIVINLLVFSIVHKLTINKFKGELGHSKEVVK; this is encoded by the coding sequence TTGGGCATAAGTATTTTTGATCTCATTATACTACTAATTTATTTTGTGGTGGTTTTATGGATTGGGTATTATACGATGAAAAAGGTATCCGATTTTAATGACTATTCAGTTGCTGGAAGGACCATGCCATTTGCGCTAATCTTTGCTACTATTGGAGCCACACTGGCGGGTGGAGGAGCGACTGTTGGTAGGGTGTCTTTCGTATACGAAACCGGGATTGTTGTATTTTTGGCTCTATTAGGGGTAGTAATTAGTCAGACATTAATCGGTTTCTTTTTAGCACCCCGCATTCGGGAAATGGATAATGTACATACTATTGGGGACATTATGGAATTTTATTTTGGTCGTTCTGGGAAACTTTTAACTAGCATATTTTCGTTTTTATTTATGATTGGAATGTTCGGTGTGCAGGCTTTAGCGTTAGGTCGTATCCTAGAACCAATTATAGGGTTACCCTTCGTCGTGCTTACTCTTCTTGGTGCCTTAATAACCATCGCCTACACCTGGGCCGGTGGAATGTTAGCAGTTGTATATACAGATGCAATCCAATTTATCCTACTTGTCGGTGGTATTGCTACTGCGACAGTCATCGGGCTAAATAAAATGGGCGGAATGACAGAGATAATAGATAAAGCCGCCTCCATTGATACAGATCATTTGGTGCTTTTTGGTGGCCCATGGACAGTAGGAGTATTTATATCCACTTTCTTAAGTTTTCTTCTGGGTGAGGCTTTGGCTCCTCACTATATACAACGATATGCTGCCTCCAAGTCATCTCGTATCACTGCATGGAGTACTGTGTCTTTTGCAATAATGTATATCTTTCTTACCATTGTAATTATGGTAATTGGACTGATAGGATTCATTGTTTTTCCAAACATGAATGGCGACATGGTTTTTGTTAATTTTGTTATGGAATATCTACCAATTGGAGTGATTGGGCTTGTTTTTGGAGCGTTACTTGCTGCAGTTATGTCTACAGGGAGTTCAATCTTAAATACCGCCGCAGTTATATTTTCTAAAGATATTTATGGGGGACTAATTAATAAAAATGCAGGGGATAAAGCCATGTTGAAATGGGCCAAATATGGGACTTTATTTGTTGGAATTGCCGGTGTAATCGTTTCCTTAATGATACCTAGCGTGATGGATTTAATGCTTTTTGGTTTTCAATTATGGGCACCGTCCGTATTGCCCCCAATGGTTATTGCATTACTTTGGGGAAATCCTTTAGAACGGAAAGTTTCACCCCGCGCAGCAGTACCTGCCATTGTGTCCGGTTTAGTTACTACAATCCTATGGTTAAATGTTTTAGGTGAGCCGTTTGGTATACCAGCCATTGTAGTAGGCATCGTTATAAACCTTTTGGTGTTTAGTATCGTGCATAAGTTAACAATTAACAAATTTAAAGGCGAATTAGGGCATTCAAAGGAGGTTGTAAAATGA
- a CDS encoding GntR family transcriptional regulator: MKIQQKQSMKVFIYHHLKEAILARQLPPGKQLIENEISRTLNISRTPIRNAINLLADEGLVDIVPNKGAFVTNPTKEEILQAYDLRKRLEIMAANQAIEFLVENDFKKMESYIAEEKEALFAKNITNYLKANQDFHMSYTQKCGNKFLIDFVKKLINQTSIYLILFDIVFEEDPSAEPYGYKEHLEIVQLLKQKKRKELKVCLENHFDNAIDSLNIHQEYKDLKEIFK; encoded by the coding sequence ATGAAAATACAACAAAAACAATCCATGAAGGTGTTTATTTATCATCATTTGAAAGAAGCTATTTTAGCAAGACAACTTCCACCCGGAAAACAATTGATAGAGAATGAGATTTCTAGAACGTTGAATATTAGCCGCACCCCAATTAGAAATGCAATCAATTTATTAGCTGATGAGGGATTGGTAGACATCGTACCGAATAAGGGTGCCTTTGTGACAAATCCAACAAAAGAAGAAATCCTTCAAGCGTATGATTTGCGTAAGCGTTTAGAGATTATGGCAGCTAATCAGGCCATTGAATTTTTAGTTGAAAATGATTTCAAAAAAATGGAAAGCTATATAGCAGAAGAGAAGGAGGCATTATTTGCAAAAAACATAACGAACTACTTAAAAGCTAACCAGGATTTCCACATGTCATATACTCAAAAATGCGGAAACAAATTTTTAATTGATTTTGTCAAAAAACTAATTAACCAAACATCCATCTATTTAATCCTTTTTGATATAGTTTTCGAAGAGGATCCGTCTGCAGAACCCTATGGATATAAGGAACACTTGGAGATTGTACAATTACTTAAACAAAAGAAACGCAAAGAATTAAAAGTTTGCCTTGAAAATCATTTTGATAATGCAATTGATAGTTTAAACATCCATCAAGAGTATAAGGATTTAAAGGAGATATTTAAATAG
- a CDS encoding NAD(P)/FAD-dependent oxidoreductase, translating into MSQKIIVIGGGIIGLSSAYYLSKSGYDVTILEKDCFANASSKGNQGWVCPALHTPVPEPGLVGNSLKWLMKKDSPLYIKPSALPSLSGWLSQFMKYCNERDFKSGEDALHNLSQTTFELYDSLTSEGLEFEMYYEGMLFLFLNEKELQQHINKFSERSNLYGHENPIVFSQDEIRKIEPNVSDDVIGGLLLKEQRHVNPESLSNAFINKLEDSNVTLLENTEVTDVELDENRVVAISTGEMKMEADTFLLNAGAWSGKLAEKFSFNLPVQAGKGYSVTITNPNLNFSHPLYLGDTKAGVSPFKDAVRIGGTMELSGINSKMDKNRIQGIRNSVAKYLKAELQGKTEVEWSGMRPMTPDGLPVIGKIPNLDNAFIATYGNRSSIWLQFRQE; encoded by the coding sequence ATGAGTCAAAAAATAATAGTGATTGGTGGCGGGATTATAGGACTTTCTTCTGCCTATTATCTTAGTAAAAGTGGATACGATGTAACCATATTGGAGAAGGATTGTTTTGCAAATGCTAGTTCAAAGGGGAACCAAGGCTGGGTTTGTCCAGCTCTGCATACGCCTGTTCCTGAGCCAGGGCTTGTAGGAAATTCCCTTAAATGGCTTATGAAAAAAGATAGTCCATTATATATTAAACCATCAGCACTTCCTAGTTTATCCGGATGGCTGAGCCAATTTATGAAGTATTGTAATGAAAGGGATTTCAAGTCGGGAGAAGATGCCTTGCATAATCTTAGCCAAACAACATTTGAGCTTTATGATTCATTGACATCCGAAGGGCTTGAATTTGAGATGTATTACGAAGGTATGTTGTTTCTATTTTTAAATGAAAAAGAACTTCAACAACATATAAATAAGTTTAGTGAAAGATCAAATTTGTATGGACATGAAAACCCGATTGTCTTTTCGCAGGATGAAATTAGAAAGATAGAGCCTAATGTTTCTGATGACGTAATTGGTGGATTGTTATTAAAAGAACAACGTCATGTAAATCCAGAATCTTTATCGAATGCTTTTATAAATAAATTGGAAGATTCCAATGTTACTTTACTTGAAAATACTGAGGTCACTGATGTTGAACTGGATGAGAATAGGGTTGTTGCCATCAGTACAGGAGAAATGAAGATGGAGGCAGATACATTTCTTTTGAATGCTGGAGCTTGGTCGGGAAAACTTGCCGAAAAATTTAGTTTTAACTTGCCTGTTCAAGCGGGAAAAGGTTACAGTGTTACAATAACTAATCCGAATTTAAACTTTTCCCACCCTTTGTACCTTGGGGATACGAAGGCAGGCGTTAGTCCTTTTAAAGATGCTGTGAGAATCGGTGGGACGATGGAATTATCCGGTATTAATTCCAAAATGGATAAAAACCGAATCCAAGGAATAAGAAACTCGGTAGCCAAATATTTAAAGGCTGAATTACAAGGAAAGACTGAAGTAGAATGGTCAGGAATGCGGCCTATGACTCCAGATGGATTACCGGTAATTGGTAAGATCCCTAATCTTGATAACGCCTTTATTGCTACTTATGGCAACCGGTCTAGTATATGGCTACAGTTTCGTCAGGAGTAA
- a CDS encoding saccharopine dehydrogenase family protein, which translates to MKHAVVLGTGMIGTTVVRELAKFPNIQRVTAVDGSQKNIDKCLQVADNPKVTGKLTNLQTKEDIYNVIKDADIAVACLPHSLSVTAVNAAIAAKCNLVDLVGSQFEEKMKLDHQAKEVGVIIVPGCGVAPGITNFLAARGIEMLDEADDAVMVCGGVPRHPLPPLWYQVIFRLESVMGLYTRPALAAENGKLVNLPPLSGLETMSFPEPIGECEAVVTDAHSAAYTLKDKVKHLYEKTVRYSGHWRKMAVLAELGFLDQEPIEVNGDLVSPAKLTEKILEPKLHGQSNEDITVLRVTTKGRKDGVSKTYTWEMIDFYDHDRNITSMAKTTAIPAMLVANWIANDRIKEKGIVPVEKIMIGERFDPFLSELNEYGIDIKFQEGH; encoded by the coding sequence ATGAAACATGCAGTAGTTTTAGGTACTGGTATGATAGGTACCACAGTAGTTCGCGAACTTGCAAAATTTCCAAACATACAGAGGGTAACAGCTGTTGATGGGTCGCAAAAAAATATAGACAAATGTTTACAGGTTGCTGATAATCCAAAGGTTACCGGAAAATTAACTAATTTGCAAACGAAAGAAGATATTTATAATGTTATAAAAGATGCTGATATTGCCGTTGCATGCCTGCCACATTCCTTAAGTGTAACTGCAGTAAATGCTGCAATAGCTGCTAAATGTAATCTAGTTGACCTAGTTGGCTCACAATTTGAAGAAAAAATGAAATTGGATCATCAAGCAAAAGAAGTCGGGGTTATTATCGTACCAGGATGTGGAGTTGCTCCAGGGATAACAAACTTCCTAGCTGCAAGGGGAATCGAAATGCTTGATGAAGCAGATGATGCTGTAATGGTTTGCGGTGGCGTACCTAGGCACCCGTTACCACCTTTATGGTACCAGGTTATTTTTCGATTGGAGAGCGTGATGGGGCTTTATACGAGACCGGCGCTTGCTGCAGAGAATGGAAAGCTTGTAAATCTTCCTCCATTATCGGGGTTGGAGACAATGAGTTTTCCAGAACCTATCGGAGAGTGTGAAGCGGTCGTAACGGATGCACATAGTGCTGCTTATACATTAAAGGATAAGGTCAAACATCTATATGAGAAAACAGTTCGGTATTCAGGTCATTGGCGTAAAATGGCTGTGCTCGCGGAACTTGGCTTCCTTGACCAGGAGCCCATAGAGGTTAATGGAGATCTAGTAAGTCCTGCAAAGTTAACAGAAAAGATTTTAGAGCCAAAACTTCATGGTCAATCTAATGAGGATATTACGGTGTTACGCGTAACAACAAAAGGAAGGAAAGATGGTGTGAGCAAGACATATACTTGGGAAATGATTGATTTTTATGATCACGATCGTAATATCACCTCCATGGCAAAAACCACTGCCATCCCCGCTATGTTAGTAGCTAACTGGATAGCAAACGATCGAATCAAGGAAAAGGGCATTGTACCGGTTGAAAAAATTATGATTGGTGAGCGGTTTGATCCGTTTTTAAGTGAATTAAATGAATATGGAATTGATATCAAATTTCAAGAGGGGCATTAG
- a CDS encoding HAD family hydrolase yields MISYVIWDLGETITTPPPGGMDLKPLNEYPDIKLRKNVDEVLKTINKFGLKNAILSNTARSDSNAVKKLLKRLGVLELFEYVYATQSELDPNIPEKPDAIVYNMVLDDLGIKASDGIMVGNTWDTDIIGANYVGMHSIWLQNPSVSVRKDRETKVNNPPWVIPIWDVDSVPTAIELINSGV; encoded by the coding sequence GTGATTTCATATGTTATTTGGGATCTAGGGGAAACTATTACCACTCCCCCGCCTGGAGGAATGGATTTAAAACCGCTTAATGAATATCCAGACATAAAGTTAAGAAAAAATGTAGACGAAGTACTTAAAACAATTAATAAGTTTGGCCTAAAAAATGCAATTCTAAGTAACACTGCACGTAGTGATAGTAACGCGGTTAAAAAGCTACTAAAGAGACTTGGAGTTCTTGAACTGTTTGAATATGTATACGCAACGCAATCTGAGTTAGATCCGAATATCCCGGAGAAACCGGATGCAATTGTTTATAATATGGTGTTGGATGATCTTGGTATAAAAGCTAGCGATGGAATAATGGTAGGTAACACGTGGGATACGGACATTATTGGGGCAAATTATGTTGGGATGCATTCTATTTGGTTACAGAATCCATCGGTGTCTGTTAGGAAGGATAGGGAAACAAAAGTGAATAATCCACCGTGGGTTATACCGATATGGGACGTTGATTCGGTGCCAACAGCAATAGAGCTAATTAATAGTGGTGTATAA